A genome region from Panicum virgatum strain AP13 chromosome 4K, P.virgatum_v5, whole genome shotgun sequence includes the following:
- the LOC120702416 gene encoding multiple organellar RNA editing factor 2, chloroplastic-like, which yields MAAAAAARRLLSRRASSTSLSALLRRGTAAAAPEQSLLRPAVVAAASRLGFPRGMARRTGGDGYSGGGGGDRAPTEMAPLFPGCDYEHWLIVMDKPGGEGATKQQMIDCYVQTLAKVLGSEEEAKKKIYNVSCERYFGFGCEIDEETSNKLEGLPGVLFVLPDSYVDPEYKDYGAELFVNGEIVQRSPERQRRVEPVPQRAADRPRYNDRTRYARRRENQR from the exons atggccgccgccgccgccgcccggaggctcctctcccgccgcgcctcctccacctccctaTCCGCGCTTCTCCGCCGCGGAACGGCAGCGGCCGCCCCCGAGCAGTCGCTGCTGCGCCCGGCCGTCGTCGCGGCGGCCTCCCGCCTCGGATTCCCGCGCGGGATGGCGCGGCGGACGGGCGGGGACGGGTACtctggcggcgggggcggggaccGCGCGCCCACGGAGATGGCGCCGCTGTTCCCGGGCTGCGACTACGAGCACTGGCTCATCGTGATGGACAAGCCCGGCGGGGAGGGCGCCACCAAGCAGCAGATGATCGACTGCTACGTCCAGACCCTCGCCAAGGTCCTCGGGAG cgaggaggaggcgaagaagaagatctacaacgtCTCGTGCGAGCGTTACTTCGGGTTCGGCTGCGAGATCGATGAGGAGACGTCCAACAAGCTCGAGG GGCTCCCTGGAGTTCTCTTCGTGCTCCCGGATTCGTATGTTGATCCAGAGTACAAGGACTATGGAG CTGAGCTCTTTGTTAACGGGGAGATAGTTCAGAGGTCCCCGGAGAGGCAGAGGAGGGTAGAACCAGTGCCACAGCGAGCAGCAGATAGGCCTAGGTACAATGACAGGACCCGCTACGCCCGGAGGAGGGAGAACCAGCGATGA
- the LOC120704711 gene encoding formimidoyltransferase-cyclodeaminase-like, translating to MLRPALACCKLYISEARNAPALRAIERAAAGLRPAAGLVNAFADDAYNRVGYTLVSPLAGGGGGNSAPPPLHRAAFGVVAAALEAVDFGAHAGAHPRLGVVDHIAFHPLAGAHLDDVAALTRAVAADIGDKLQVPTYLYGAAHRDGRRLASIRRQLGYFTPNSPGEQWRGAPDSSSLPVAPDAGPATPSRSKGVVAIGATAWVDNYNVPVHTADVAAAKRIARAVSERGGGLRSVQAMGLAHGEGVTEVACNLLDPARVGAEQVQERVRQLAAEQGLAVGEGYFTDFSQERTVELYMQSAEADASQQ from the exons ATGCTGAGGCCCGCGCTGGCGTGCTGCAAGCTCTACATCTCCGAGGCCCGCAACGCGCCGGCGCTGCGCGCCAtcgagcgcgccgcggcggggctcCGCCCGGCGGCCGGGCTCGTCAACGCGTTCGCCGACGACGCCTACAACAGGGTCGGGTACACGCTCGTCTCCCCactcgcgggcggcggcggcggtaactcggccccgccgccgctgcatcgCGCGGCGTTCGGCGTGGTCGCGGCCGCGCTCGAGGCCGTCGACTTCGGCGCCCACGCCGGCGCGCACCCGAGGCTCGGCGTCGTCGACCACATCGCCTTCCATCCCCTGGCCGGGGCCCACCTCGACGACGTCGCCGCGCTCACCAGGGCGGTGGCCGCTGACATCGGAGACAAGCTTCAAG TGCCAACATATCTGTACGGAGCAGCTCACAGAGACGGCAGAAGGCTGGCGTCCATCAGGAGGCAGCTCGGCTACTTCACGCCCAACTCTCCCGGCGAGCAATGGCGTGGCGCGCCGGACTCCTCATCCCTGCCCGTCGCCCCGGACGCCGGCCCCGCGACGCCGTCGAGGTCCAAGGGCGTGGTGGCCATCGGCGCGACAGCCTGGGTCGACAACTACAACGTGCCCGTGCACACGGCCGACGTCGCGGCGGCGAAGCGGATCGCGCGGGCGGtcagcgagcgcggcggcgggctcaggTCCGTGCAGGCGATGGGGCTCGCGCACGGCGAGGGCGTCACCGAGGTCGCCTGCAACCTGCTCGACCCGGCGAGGGTGGGGGCGGAGCAGGTGCAGGAGAGGGTGCGGCAGCTAGCCGCCGAGCAGGGGCTCGCTGTCGGCGAGGGATACTTCACTGACTTCTCCCAGGAGAGGACCGTCGAGCTGTACATGCAGTCAGCTGAAGCCGACGCTTCCCAGCAGTGA